A single genomic interval of uncultured Methanobrevibacter sp. harbors:
- the radA gene encoding DNA repair and recombination protein RadA, producing MVELADLPGVGEKTAEKLKDAGFADMMRLATATPKELSVKAEIGEGVAEKVIEAARRAENITFETALEVDERRKDVGHITVGSQEFNDLIGGGIETQSITEVFGEFGSGKSQISHELAVTVQLPEELGGLDGECVFVDTENTFRPERIRQIAEGFELDSEEVLSRIHVARAFNSAHQILMVDKINELIQSGNNVRLVIVDSLMAHFRAEYVGRESLAVRQQKLNQHLHSLQQIANTYNVAVFLTNQVQAKPDSFFGSPTKAIGGHVLGHASTYRIWLKKGLAGKRIARLVDSPHLPEGECVFKITSEGIVS from the coding sequence ATGGTAGAATTAGCAGATTTGCCAGGTGTTGGTGAAAAAACAGCAGAAAAATTAAAAGATGCAGGTTTTGCTGATATGATGAGATTAGCTACAGCTACTCCAAAAGAATTATCTGTTAAAGCAGAAATTGGAGAAGGTGTTGCTGAAAAAGTTATTGAAGCTGCACGTAGAGCTGAAAATATTACTTTTGAAACAGCTTTGGAAGTCGATGAAAGAAGAAAAGATGTAGGTCACATTACTGTAGGTAGTCAAGAATTCAACGATTTGATTGGAGGAGGAATCGAAACCCAATCCATCACAGAAGTATTTGGTGAATTTGGATCAGGTAAAAGTCAAATTTCTCATGAATTAGCAGTTACTGTTCAATTGCCAGAAGAACTTGGAGGTCTTGACGGAGAATGCGTATTTGTAGATACTGAAAATACTTTCCGTCCAGAAAGGATTAGACAAATTGCAGAAGGTTTTGAATTAGATAGCGAAGAGGTTTTAAGTAGAATTCATGTTGCCCGTGCATTCAATTCAGCTCACCAAATTTTAATGGTTGATAAAATTAATGAACTTATTCAAAGTGGGAATAATGTTAGATTAGTTATTGTTGATTCATTAATGGCTCACTTTAGGGCAGAATATGTTGGAAGGGAGTCCTTAGCTGTAAGACAACAAAAATTAAACCAACATTTACATTCACTCCAGCAAATTGCTAATACATATAACGTAGCAGTATTCTTAACTAACCAAGTACAAGCTAAGCCTGATTCATTCTTTGGAAGTCCTACCAAAGCTATTGGTGGACACGTATTAGGTCACGCTTCCACTTATAGAATTTGGCTTAAAAAAGGATTAGCAGGTAAAAGAATTGCTCGTTTAGTTGACAGTCCTCATTTGCCTGAAGGTGAATGCGTATTTAAAATTACTAGCGAAGGTATCGTTAGTTAA